In Pungitius pungitius chromosome 2, fPunPun2.1, whole genome shotgun sequence, a single window of DNA contains:
- the LOC119211423 gene encoding cyclin-dependent kinase inhibitor 1B-like, with protein sequence MCNKMSEVRLSNASPTLERVDARQPDAARPSVCRNLFGSPDPEEIRRDGAASIQENVQWFKNTYNFDPVAERPLSPRIYDWQEDPDPPEFYTREPRRRIQRSPRGDVHDDRRDAEGSSSGRRVAPRDRGGSRKRSSGASGSCSSESMRKKSKDDNDDDDEEERGAAAQALEAAEERPSGPEESVQ encoded by the exons ATGTGCAACAAAATGTCAGAAGTTCGCCTTTCCAACGCGAGCCCGACGCTGGAGAGGGTCGATGCGCGTCAGCCGGACGCCGCCAGACCGTCGGTCTGCAGGAACCTCTTCGGCAGTCCCGACCCGGAGGAGATACGGCGTGATGGGGCGGCTTCCATACAGGAAAATGTGCAGTGGTTCAAGAACACGTACAACTTCGACCCAGTCGCCGAAAGGCCGCTTTCTCCGCGCATTTACGACTGGCAGGAGGACCCCGATCCGCCGGAGTTTTACACCAGGGAGCCGCGCCGCAGGATCCAGCGGAGCCCACGGGGGGACGTCCACGACGACCGACGGGATGCCGAGGGGAGCAGCAGCGGGCGGCGGGTGGCTCCACGGGACCGAGGCGGCTCGAGGAAAAGGAGTTCGGGAGCTTCAG GATCCTGCTCCAGCGAGTCCATGCGTAAAAAGTCAAAAGacgacaacgacgacgacgacgaggaagAGCGCGGCGCAGCAGCTCAGGCGCTTGAAGCCGCGGAAGAGAGACCCAGCGGGCCAGAGGAGAGCGtgcagtga
- the cdpf1 gene encoding cysteine-rich DPF motif domain-containing protein 1, whose product MEQTIGDPHPKTFTCQLCELSSPFTYHGQKPPNTRAIVLLEECFVTQDPFSPDREKFLVLGSACSLCNTCVCVGPDCSLFYTKRFCMRCVNKHLEQFPLQIQTELAKKKQSSKSPDK is encoded by the exons ATGGAGCAAACCATAGGCGACCCTcatccaaaaacatttacatgccAATTGTGTGAGCTAAGCAGCCCCTTTACTTACCACGGCCAGAAACCACCAAACACCAGAGCCATCGT GCTGCTCGAGGAGTGTTTTGTGACCCAGGACCCCTTCAGTCCGGACAGGGAAAAGTTTCTTGTTTTGGGTTCCGCCTGCAGCCTGTGcaacacatgtgtttgtgttggtccG GACTGCAGTCTTTTCTACACCAAGAGGTTCTGCATGCGCTGTGTGAACAAGCACTTGGAACAGTTCCCACTTCAGATCCAGACTGAGCTGGCTAAGAAGAAGCAGAGCTCCAAGTCACCTGACAAGTAG